The following coding sequences lie in one Takifugu rubripes chromosome 8, fTakRub1.2, whole genome shotgun sequence genomic window:
- the LOC101074341 gene encoding FERM, ARHGEF and pleckstrin domain-containing protein 1-like isoform X1 has protein sequence MSVTMAEPAERSSTAGQRLGAPESLGVSTLEPGLRPPGQPPGRQVPMRVQLLDDTQEVFEIPPRSPGKVLFDLVCDHLNLTEGDYFGLEYTNHHKMPVWLDLLKPTLKQIRRPKNTILRFVVKFFPPDHTQFTEELTRYLFALQIKHDLACGHLICNDTSAALMVSHIIQSEIGDFDETQSWHHLLHNKYLPDQDAIRDKITECHRKHVGQTPAVSDYHLLEIARRLEMYGIRLHPAKDREGTKLSLAAAHTGVLVFQGYTKINSFNWSKIRKLSFKRKRFLIKLRAEPAQNAHHDTLEFAMASRDCCKVFWKICVEYHAFFRLFEEPKPKPKAILFTRGSSFRFSGRTQKQIFDYMKDSEPKKVPFERKHSKILSSSSVSPHSSSIRLHVPKESAISVQAADQPDLGHLGHPAEPNSAEVPAASTTNGIHDTSAAPGSDPLQPRENGSGPAPDHQFLNPESPGSEESPAESPHHVVVNGNGSGGGTGTDSDIIQSQSPEGQQLSPLTSPLLTDAGCVRNDEDEEARRKKFPTDKAYFIAKELLTTERTFIKDLQVITESFDSFVGKDEAFPDAIKTLIFSSYDPVYKFHQGFLKEVEQRLAQWEGRSNAHIKGDYQRIGDILLKNIQGLRHLTIHLQKHSECLVELERASRSSRKVEALCRDFEQQRVCYLPFNMFLLRPLHRLLHYKLILERLCKHYPPTHDDFRDCRASLADISEMVLQLQGTMMKMENFQKLLELKKDLTGIDNLTIPGREFIRLGCLSKLSAKGLQQRMFFLFSDSLVYTSRGMTPSNQFKVHGQLPLYGLTIRESEEEWGVPHSFTLYGQRQSVVVAASCASEMERWLEDIRMAIDLAEQSISPNTDLLSDGLPGNKLSEDGGVELESEDELGSSRSSLERQGHRGNTTVHVCWHRNTSVSMVDFSVAVENQLSGNLLRKFKNSNGWQKLWVVFTNFSLFFYKSHQDDYPLASLPLLGYSVTVPSESENIHKDYVFKLHFKSHVYYFRSESEYTFERWMEVIRSATCSSSRLLPSTRKDLY, from the exons CCACGATCTCCTGGTAAAGTGCTGTTTGACCTGGTTTGTGACCACTTGAACCTGACAGAGGGAGACTATTTTGGACTGGAGTACACAAACCATCACAAAATGCCG GTGTGGCTGGATCTGCTGAAGCCAACACTGAAACAAATCAGAC GACCAAAAAACACCATCCTTCGTTTTGTGGTGAAATTCTTCCCTCCTGATCACACACAGTTCACAGAGGAGTTAACTCG gtACCTATTTGCCCTGCAGATTAAACATGACCTGGCTTGTGGTCATCTCATCTGCAATGACACCAGCGCAGCCCTCATGGTCTCCCACATTATTCAGT CTGAGATTGGAGATTTCGATGAGACGCAGAGCtggcaccacctcctccacaatAAATACCTGCCTGACCAGGATGCCATCAGAGACAAGATCACCGAGTGCCACAGAAAGCACGT TGGGCAGACTCCTGCAGTCTCTGACTACCACCTGCTGGAAATCGCCCGGCGTTTGGAGATGTATGGCATCCGTCTGCACCCTGCGAAGGACCGGGAGGGGACCAAGCTCAGCCTTGCTGCAGCTCACACTGGGGTTCTGGTTTTCCAG GGTTACACCAAGATTAACTCCTTCAACTGGTCCAAGATTCGCAAGCTCAGCTTCAAGCGCAAAAGGTTCCTCATTAAGCTGAGAGCAGAACCCGCA CAGAACGCCCACCACGACACGCTGGAGTTCGCCATGGCCAGCAGGGACTGCTGTAAGGTCTTCTGGAAGATCTGCGTCGAGTACCATGCCTTCTTCAGGCTCTTTGAAGAGCCCAAACCGAAACCCAAGGCCATCCTCTTCACCAGAGGATCCTCTTTCCGCTTCAG CGGTCGAACTCAGAAGCAGATCTTTGATTACATGAAGGATTCGGAGCCCAAGAAAGTTCCATTCGAAAG GAAGCACAGCAAGATTTTATCCAGCAGCAGTGTGTCCCCACATTCATCTTCCATCAGATTGCATGTGCCAAAAGAG AGTGCCATTTCTGTCCAGGCAGCTGACCAGCCAGACCTGGGTCACCTGGGCCACCCAGCTGAGCCGAACAGCGCCGAGGTGCCGGCGGCTTCCACCACCAATGGCATCCACGATACGTCAGCAGCGCCTGGCTCGGACCCGCTCCAGCCCCGCGAGAACGGAAGTGGACCAGCTCCGGACCACCAGTTCCTCAACCCAG AAAGTCCAGGATCGGAGGAATCTCCGGCCGAAAGCCCCCATCACGTGGTTGTCAATGGCAACGGCTCAGGTGGAGGGACTGGGACCGACAGCGACATCATCCAAAGTCAGAGTCCCGAGGGACAGCAACTGTCGCCCCTCACCAGCCCGCTCCTCACTGACGCCGGGTGTGTCCGCAATGACGAAGACGAAGAGGCAAGGAGGAAG AAGTTTCCCACAGATAAGGCCTACTTCATCGCCAAGGAACTATTGACCACGGAGCGGACGTTCATCAAAGACCTGCAGGTCATCACAGAG TCCTTTGATAGTTTTGTGGGGAAAGACGAGGCCTTCCCTGACGCCATTAAGACCCTGATCTTCAGCAGTTACGATCCTGTTTACAAGTTTCACCAGGGATTCCTCAAAGAGGTGGAGCAGAGACTGGCACAGTG GGAGGGTCGATCAAACGCGCACATTAAAGGAGATTATCAACGCATCGGTGACATTCTCCTCAAGAACATCCAGGGGCTGAGG CATCTAACCATTCATCTTCAGAAGCACTCAGAGTGTCTGGTTGAGCTTGAACGTGCCTCCCG GTCCAGCCGGAAGGTGGAGGCTCTGTGTCGAGACTTTGAGCAGCAGCGAGTTTGCTACCTGCCCTTCAATATGTTCCTCCTCAGGCCCCTCCACCGCCTGCTGCACTACAAACTCATCCTCGAGAGGCTCTGCAAGcactacccccccacccacgATGACTTCAGGGACTGCAGGG CATCCCTGGCTGATATCTCTGAGATGGTGCTGCAGCTCCAAGGGAccatgatgaagatggagaacTTCCAGAAGCTTCTGGAGCTGAAGAAAGATCTGACTGGCATTGATAACCTCACCATCCCTGGAAGG GAATTTATCCGATTGGGCTGCCTAAGTAAACTCTCCGCGAAGGGTCTCCAGCAGAGAATGTTCTTCCTG TTCAGCGATTCTTTGGTGTACACCAGCCGAGGGATGACCCCGTCCAACCAGTTCAAAGTTCATGGCCAGTTACCTCTGTACGGCTTGACG aTCAGAGAAAGCGAGGAGGAGTGGGGAGTCCCTCATTCATTCACCCTGTATGGGCAGCGCCAGTCGGTGGTGGTGGCAGCCAG CTGTGCCTCAGAAATGGAGCGCTGGTTGGAGGACATCCGGATGGCCATCGACCTGGCAGAACAGAGCATCAGCCCAAACACTGACCTTTTGTCAGACGGCCTTCCTGGAAACA AGCTGTCAGAGGACGGTGGGGTTGAGCTGGAGTCTGAGGATGAACTCGGCAGCTCGCGCTCCTCGCTGGAGCGGCAGGGTCACCGCGGCAACACCACTGTGCACGTCTGCTGGCATCGCAACACCAGCGTGTCAATGGTGGACTTCAGTGTTGCTGTGGAG AACCAGCTCTCTGGAAACCTGCTGAGAAAGTTCAAGAACAGCAACGGCTGGCAAAAACTCTGGGTGGTGTTCACCAACTTCAGCCTCTTCTTCTATAAGTCACACCAG GATGACTATCCTCTGGCCAGCCTCCCTCTGCTCGGCTACTCTGTCACTGTTCCGTCCGAGTCGGAGAACATCCACAAAGATTACGTCTTCAAACTCCACTTCAAATCGCACGTGTACTACTTCAGATCAGAGAGCGAGTACACCTTTGAGAG GTGGATGGAGGTGATCCGCAGTGCTACCTGCTCTTCTAGCCGCTTGTTACCAAGCACCCGGAAGGATCTATACTGA
- the LOC101074341 gene encoding FERM, ARHGEF and pleckstrin domain-containing protein 1-like isoform X2 — protein MSVTMAEPAERSSTAGQRLGAPESLGVSTLEPGLRPPGQPPGRQVPMRVQLLDDTQEVFEIPPRSPGKVLFDLVCDHLNLTEGDYFGLEYTNHHKMPVWLDLLKPTLKQIRRPKNTILRFVVKFFPPDHTQFTEELTRYLFALQIKHDLACGHLICNDTSAALMVSHIIQSEIGDFDETQSWHHLLHNKYLPDQDAIRDKITECHRKHVGQTPAVSDYHLLEIARRLEMYGIRLHPAKDREGTKLSLAAAHTGVLVFQGYTKINSFNWSKIRKLSFKRKRFLIKLRAEPAQNAHHDTLEFAMASRDCCKVFWKICVEYHAFFRLFEEPKPKPKAILFTRGSSFRFSGRTQKQIFDYMKDSEPKKVPFERKHSKILSSSSVSPHSSSIRLHVPKESAISVQAADQPDLGHLGHPAEPNSAEVPAASTTNGIHDTSAAPGSDPLQPRENGSGPAPDHQFLNPESPGSEESPAESPHHVVVNGNGSGGGTGTDSDIIQSQSPEGQQLSPLTSPLLTDAGCVRNDEDEEARRKFPTDKAYFIAKELLTTERTFIKDLQVITESFDSFVGKDEAFPDAIKTLIFSSYDPVYKFHQGFLKEVEQRLAQWEGRSNAHIKGDYQRIGDILLKNIQGLRHLTIHLQKHSECLVELERASRSSRKVEALCRDFEQQRVCYLPFNMFLLRPLHRLLHYKLILERLCKHYPPTHDDFRDCRASLADISEMVLQLQGTMMKMENFQKLLELKKDLTGIDNLTIPGREFIRLGCLSKLSAKGLQQRMFFLFSDSLVYTSRGMTPSNQFKVHGQLPLYGLTIRESEEEWGVPHSFTLYGQRQSVVVAASCASEMERWLEDIRMAIDLAEQSISPNTDLLSDGLPGNKLSEDGGVELESEDELGSSRSSLERQGHRGNTTVHVCWHRNTSVSMVDFSVAVENQLSGNLLRKFKNSNGWQKLWVVFTNFSLFFYKSHQDDYPLASLPLLGYSVTVPSESENIHKDYVFKLHFKSHVYYFRSESEYTFERWMEVIRSATCSSSRLLPSTRKDLY, from the exons CCACGATCTCCTGGTAAAGTGCTGTTTGACCTGGTTTGTGACCACTTGAACCTGACAGAGGGAGACTATTTTGGACTGGAGTACACAAACCATCACAAAATGCCG GTGTGGCTGGATCTGCTGAAGCCAACACTGAAACAAATCAGAC GACCAAAAAACACCATCCTTCGTTTTGTGGTGAAATTCTTCCCTCCTGATCACACACAGTTCACAGAGGAGTTAACTCG gtACCTATTTGCCCTGCAGATTAAACATGACCTGGCTTGTGGTCATCTCATCTGCAATGACACCAGCGCAGCCCTCATGGTCTCCCACATTATTCAGT CTGAGATTGGAGATTTCGATGAGACGCAGAGCtggcaccacctcctccacaatAAATACCTGCCTGACCAGGATGCCATCAGAGACAAGATCACCGAGTGCCACAGAAAGCACGT TGGGCAGACTCCTGCAGTCTCTGACTACCACCTGCTGGAAATCGCCCGGCGTTTGGAGATGTATGGCATCCGTCTGCACCCTGCGAAGGACCGGGAGGGGACCAAGCTCAGCCTTGCTGCAGCTCACACTGGGGTTCTGGTTTTCCAG GGTTACACCAAGATTAACTCCTTCAACTGGTCCAAGATTCGCAAGCTCAGCTTCAAGCGCAAAAGGTTCCTCATTAAGCTGAGAGCAGAACCCGCA CAGAACGCCCACCACGACACGCTGGAGTTCGCCATGGCCAGCAGGGACTGCTGTAAGGTCTTCTGGAAGATCTGCGTCGAGTACCATGCCTTCTTCAGGCTCTTTGAAGAGCCCAAACCGAAACCCAAGGCCATCCTCTTCACCAGAGGATCCTCTTTCCGCTTCAG CGGTCGAACTCAGAAGCAGATCTTTGATTACATGAAGGATTCGGAGCCCAAGAAAGTTCCATTCGAAAG GAAGCACAGCAAGATTTTATCCAGCAGCAGTGTGTCCCCACATTCATCTTCCATCAGATTGCATGTGCCAAAAGAG AGTGCCATTTCTGTCCAGGCAGCTGACCAGCCAGACCTGGGTCACCTGGGCCACCCAGCTGAGCCGAACAGCGCCGAGGTGCCGGCGGCTTCCACCACCAATGGCATCCACGATACGTCAGCAGCGCCTGGCTCGGACCCGCTCCAGCCCCGCGAGAACGGAAGTGGACCAGCTCCGGACCACCAGTTCCTCAACCCAG AAAGTCCAGGATCGGAGGAATCTCCGGCCGAAAGCCCCCATCACGTGGTTGTCAATGGCAACGGCTCAGGTGGAGGGACTGGGACCGACAGCGACATCATCCAAAGTCAGAGTCCCGAGGGACAGCAACTGTCGCCCCTCACCAGCCCGCTCCTCACTGACGCCGGGTGTGTCCGCAATGACGAAGACGAAGAGGCAAGGAGGAAG TTTCCCACAGATAAGGCCTACTTCATCGCCAAGGAACTATTGACCACGGAGCGGACGTTCATCAAAGACCTGCAGGTCATCACAGAG TCCTTTGATAGTTTTGTGGGGAAAGACGAGGCCTTCCCTGACGCCATTAAGACCCTGATCTTCAGCAGTTACGATCCTGTTTACAAGTTTCACCAGGGATTCCTCAAAGAGGTGGAGCAGAGACTGGCACAGTG GGAGGGTCGATCAAACGCGCACATTAAAGGAGATTATCAACGCATCGGTGACATTCTCCTCAAGAACATCCAGGGGCTGAGG CATCTAACCATTCATCTTCAGAAGCACTCAGAGTGTCTGGTTGAGCTTGAACGTGCCTCCCG GTCCAGCCGGAAGGTGGAGGCTCTGTGTCGAGACTTTGAGCAGCAGCGAGTTTGCTACCTGCCCTTCAATATGTTCCTCCTCAGGCCCCTCCACCGCCTGCTGCACTACAAACTCATCCTCGAGAGGCTCTGCAAGcactacccccccacccacgATGACTTCAGGGACTGCAGGG CATCCCTGGCTGATATCTCTGAGATGGTGCTGCAGCTCCAAGGGAccatgatgaagatggagaacTTCCAGAAGCTTCTGGAGCTGAAGAAAGATCTGACTGGCATTGATAACCTCACCATCCCTGGAAGG GAATTTATCCGATTGGGCTGCCTAAGTAAACTCTCCGCGAAGGGTCTCCAGCAGAGAATGTTCTTCCTG TTCAGCGATTCTTTGGTGTACACCAGCCGAGGGATGACCCCGTCCAACCAGTTCAAAGTTCATGGCCAGTTACCTCTGTACGGCTTGACG aTCAGAGAAAGCGAGGAGGAGTGGGGAGTCCCTCATTCATTCACCCTGTATGGGCAGCGCCAGTCGGTGGTGGTGGCAGCCAG CTGTGCCTCAGAAATGGAGCGCTGGTTGGAGGACATCCGGATGGCCATCGACCTGGCAGAACAGAGCATCAGCCCAAACACTGACCTTTTGTCAGACGGCCTTCCTGGAAACA AGCTGTCAGAGGACGGTGGGGTTGAGCTGGAGTCTGAGGATGAACTCGGCAGCTCGCGCTCCTCGCTGGAGCGGCAGGGTCACCGCGGCAACACCACTGTGCACGTCTGCTGGCATCGCAACACCAGCGTGTCAATGGTGGACTTCAGTGTTGCTGTGGAG AACCAGCTCTCTGGAAACCTGCTGAGAAAGTTCAAGAACAGCAACGGCTGGCAAAAACTCTGGGTGGTGTTCACCAACTTCAGCCTCTTCTTCTATAAGTCACACCAG GATGACTATCCTCTGGCCAGCCTCCCTCTGCTCGGCTACTCTGTCACTGTTCCGTCCGAGTCGGAGAACATCCACAAAGATTACGTCTTCAAACTCCACTTCAAATCGCACGTGTACTACTTCAGATCAGAGAGCGAGTACACCTTTGAGAG GTGGATGGAGGTGATCCGCAGTGCTACCTGCTCTTCTAGCCGCTTGTTACCAAGCACCCGGAAGGATCTATACTGA
- the LOC101074567 gene encoding gamma-glutamylaminecyclotransferase isoform X2: protein MTEIFVYGTLKRGQPNHYRMFDTSNGKAEFLATACTTQKYPLVIATQHNIPFLLNIPGNGHRIQGEIYEVDEQMLKFLDAFEGVPTMYQRTPIMVEVMEVVKDLEAGSSREVYVYSTQTYKPDWPLLPSYGSYDSLGAHGLEYVVREARD from the coding sequence AGCCCAACCATTACCGCATGTTTGACACCTCCAATGGCAAGGCAGAGTTTCTCGCTACAGCCTGCACCACCCAGAAATACCCATTAGTGATTGCCACCCAACACAACATCCCTTTTCTCCTCAACATCCCTGGAAATGGTCACCGGATCCAGGGAGAGATCTACGAGGTTGATGAGCAAATGCTGAAATTCCTAGATGCCTTTGAGGGGGTTCCTACGATGTACCAGAGGACCCCGAtcatggtggaggtgatggaggttgTGAAGGATctggaggcaggaagcagcagagaggtgtatGTTTACAGCACACAGACGTACAAGCCAGACTGGCCTCTGCTGCCCAGCTACGGGAGCTACGACTCATTGGGGGCTCACGGGCTGGAGTACGTTGTTAGAGAAGCACGTGACTGA